Proteins encoded by one window of Rutidosis leptorrhynchoides isolate AG116_Rl617_1_P2 chromosome 7, CSIRO_AGI_Rlap_v1, whole genome shotgun sequence:
- the LOC139857203 gene encoding uncharacterized protein encodes MKLPMDLSGIMPGSVDQNAKIVSMAFMCTMMANFMPSLATMNNKTLVSNIIGLGILVITVVVNVCIQIRTGVLPYSFDDERFVASHSVSNTTMQQSLKVVEHAPTIYAAISYVVMPLMFLMMQTCSALAIITSKQILESKYKQLHESSLIDQRRVTSSIENLKQQVLNYWTRAESGNPQIIAACFATSSASGALCLSNTCIMIYVMTWAIKYLRDYNSDYKWSMVVILLVQAFGVLIGTIAPVGRCLTPLRFKLSTDWYGENIYSIESYWTKKLYDLKKGSTAFPFHSRKYKIVNHNLRIWILRICIGIQKSVVVCCKCLTFFPYFLLEFVSYWLGPSAIIDEPSQVEGIEVVHTRFVLRFQDDMELTERTLKGITQSLNLCIQKCQRKQPNHLKMLINEYRGFEGVGKYDNHHISSLPGIEYRNSWSLSLITLTTIAICLPNIQKNMVERLLRGVSEGLAYVALVEESLNATDDYLSIQKAAKTLWLEVTVDHKWLGYELQTLSPQTDSTAQIILRLSLSHKLTPSHSVRAAAQLLGETTEIITILQARARPESLDQDDLPFIDKWRASLNPTP; translated from the exons ATGAAGCTACCCATGGATCTAAGTGGTATAATGCCTGGTTCGGTAGACCAGAACGCAAAGATTGTAAGTATGGCGTTTATGTGCACCATGATGGCTAACTTTATGCCTTCTCTAGCAACCATGAACAACAAAACACTTGTCTCAAATATCATTGGTTTGGGTATTCTGGTAATTACCGTTGTTGTGAATGTTTGCATTCAAATAAGAACGGGTGTTCTACCTTATTCTTTTGATGATGAACGCTTTGTTGCAAGTCATTCTGTTTCCAATACTACTATGCAACAATCATTAAAGGTAGTTGAACATGCCCCCACTATATATGCAGCTATCTCATATGTGGTTATGCCACTAATGTTTCTCATGATGCAAACATGTTCAGCTTTAGCAATTATAACGTCTAAACAGATACTTGAATCAAAATACAAACAACTTCATGAATCAAGTTTAATTGACCAACGACGAGTAACATCGTCTATTGAGAATCTAAAGCAGCAGGTCTTAAACTATTGGACCAGGGCAGAATCTGGAAACCCCCAAATCATAGCTGCTTGCTTTGCTACAAGCTCTGCTTCTGGAGCACTGTGTCTTTCTAATACTTGCATTATGATATATGTTATGACTTGGGCAATAAAATATCTACGTGACTACAATTCAGATTATAAGTGGTCAATGGTCGTGATTCTGTTAGTACAAGCTTTTGGTGTCTTAATAGGTACAATTGCCCCAGTCGGTAGATGTTTAACACCTTTAAGATTTAAATTGTCAACAGATTGGTATGGGGAAAATATCTATAGCATAGAGAGCTACTGGACTAAAAAGTTGTACGATTTGAAAAAAGGTAGTACTGCATTCCCATTCCATAGCCGCAAATATAAGATTGTCAATCACAATTTGAGAATCTGGATACTTAGAATTTGTATAGGAATTCAGAAGTCAGTTGTGGTATGTTGTAAGTGTTTAACGTTTTTCCCATACTTCTTATTGGAATTTGTCTCATATTGGTTAGGTCCTTCTGCGATTATAGACGAACCTAGTCAGGTAGAAGGAATTGAAGTTGTTCATACCAGATTTGTTTTGCGATTTCAAGATGATATGGAGCTTACTGAGAGAACACTAAAAGGAATAACCCAATCACTAAACCTCTGTATTCAAAAGTGTCAGAGGAAACAGCCCAACCATCTAAAAATGCTTATAAACGAATATAGAGGTTTTGAAGGAGTTGGAAAGTATGATAACCATCATATATCTAGTTTACCGGGAATAGAATATCGCAATTCCTGGAGTTTATCTTTGATAACCTTGACAACCATCGCCATTTGTCTTCCTAACATCCAAAAAAACATGGTGGAGAGGTTGCTAAGAGGTGTGAGTGAAGGTCTCGCATACGTTGCACTTGTGGAAGAAAGCCTTAATGCCACGGATGACTACCTAAGTATCCAAAAAGCGGCTAAAACATTATGGCTGGAAGTTACGGTTGACCACAAGTGGTTAGGATATGAGCTGCAAACACTTTCTCCTCAAACTGATTCAACAGCACAAATTATTCTCCGGTTGAG CTTGTCTCACAAACTTACCCCAAGTCATAGTGTCCGTGCTGCAGCCCAGCTTCTTGGTGAGACTACAGAGATAATCACTATCCTACAAGCTCGCGCACGTCCAGAATCATTGGATCAAGATGACTTACCATTCATTGACAAGTGGCGTGCAAGTTTAAATCCCACTCCTTGA